A stretch of DNA from Hydrogenophaga sp. SL48:
CATTGGCTGCGGGCGGCAATGGCGTCGTGCAGGTGGCTTGCGGAGTCAGGGCGCAGGTGGCCTTTTCCCTGATGGTTGAAAGCTCGGCTTCCACAGCGGTCTCAGCCAGATGGGTCAGTGTCGGAATGGAGAAGACCACTGCGGAGGTGTCGCCTCCTTTGGGAACTTCCACTTCGAGCACGGAGGTCTCGCCCAGCGTCGTTGGCGTCCAGTAGGTGCGCGCGGCCGGAGAGTCGCCGTCCGTTTTGATATTGGCCTGGATAATCGAATTGATGTGCTCGCCGGTGGTCTGAACGGCCTCTGAACTGCCGCTGGCATAGAAGCGCAATATGGCCTCGCTTGGAATCTGCTGAACCAGCAGCCCCAGGCGAATGCCCTTGGCGCCCTCGGACCGCAGACTCATTGAGGTTCTCTGAGCGCCCGTCTCGGTCGTGCTCCAGTTCAGCAGCGTTCGAAGGCTCTTGCTGGTACTTGCAGAGTGGACGGGCCGGGGAAACCCGGTCTGGTATGCCTTGGCAGAAAACTGGGCTCCGGTTCGTTGGTTTTTCCTGGCCCGCTGTTCTTGTTGGGCCGCAGAGGGTGCGCCCAGATCAATGCTGGCGCCGACCTTGCGGGCCGAGGTGGTGTCGAGTGTGACCGGCTTGACGGGACCCGCTTCTCCCTCAGCCGCAGCCTTTGCCGGCTGGGTCACTGCGTTCGCACTGTTGGAACCCACCGGTTCAGCAGCGGTTTCTGCGGCGGACTCCGCTACCGTGTTGCTGGAGGCTGACTTCGACTGGGCGGATTGCGCCGATTCACCGGCGCCCCCGCAAGCCGCAAGCCCCAGCACGGCTGTGAAAGCCAGCCATCGCATGTGTTTTCCTGACATGGGTACCCCGGGATTGAACAAGCACGCTATTGTCACGCCCCGTGATCGTTCGATTCCCTGTCGCCGGCCTGATGAACACTTTGTATCGATTGTTTCCTTCGCATCCACCTCCCGGTTCTGGGTGGCCCTGTGGAGGTCTTTTCAAAGCCGATCTCGCCAGTCGGCGGCGTCGAAGCCGACGCTGATGCTGCCGTCTGCCCACTCCACCACCGGGCGTTTGATCACGCTCGCGTGGGCCAGCAGCAGGGAGTGTGCGCTGGCGTTATCCACCACCGCGCTACGTGTGGCCTCGTCCAGTCCGCGCCAGGTCGTGCCCTTGCGGTTGACGAGCTGTTCCCAACCCGCCGCAGCGAGCCAGCGGTCGAGTTCACGCTCGGGAACGCCCTGTTTTTTTAAGTCGTGGAACGTGTGCGTGACGCTGTGTTCCGTCAGCCAGGTGCGGGCCTTCTTGACGGTGTCGCAGTTGGGGATGCCGTAGAGTGTGGTCATCCCCGAATTCTGGCACGCTGCCCTCTGGCTGCGTGCCCTCTACCCCAGGTTTCAAGATGACGCTGCGCGACTTTTACCCACCCATCGAGCCGTTCAGAACCGGTGTGCTCGACACTGGCGACGGCCACCAGGTCTTCTGGGAGCTGTGCGGCAATCCGGCGGGCAAGCCCGCGGTGTTTTTGCATGGCGGCCCGGGCTCGGGCTGTTCGCCCGACCACCGCCGCCTGTTCGACCCGGAGCGTTACTGTGTGTTGTTCTTCGACCAGAGAGGTTGCGGGCGCTCCCAGCCCGCGGCCTCGCTGGAAAACAACACGACCTGGCACTTGGTGGCGGACATGGAGCGGCTGCGCACGATGCTGGGTGTGGAGCAGTGGCTGGTGTTCGGCGGTTCCTGGGGCAGCACATTGGCGTTGGCCTATGCGCAGACGCACACCGAACGCGTGTCGGCGCTGATCGTGCGTGGCATCTTCACGCTGCGGCGCGAGGAGGTGCGCTGGTACTACCAGGAGGGGGCGTCCTGGCTGTTCCCGGATTTGTGGGAAGGTTTCGTTGCGCCGATTCCCGTGGCCGAGCGGGGCGATCTGCTCTCCGCATATCGGAAACGCCTGACGGGTGACGACCCGGCCGAGCAGCTCGCCTGCGCCCGCGCCTGGAGCCTGTGGGAAGGCCAGACCATCCGCCTGCTGCCCGACGCGGCCAACACCGCCAAACATTCGAACGACGCGTTCTCGCTCGCTTTCGCCCGCATTGAAAACCACTACTTCGTGCACGACGGGTGGATGGACGAAGGCCAGCTCATCCGCGACGCGGGCCAGCTGGCCCACATTCCCGGCGTGATCGTGCAGGGGCGCTACGACGCCTGCACCCCCGCCCATACGGCCTGGGCGCTGCACCGCGCCTGGCCGCAGGCCGAGTTCCACCTGGTGCCGGACGCCGGGCACGCGTTCAACGAGCCCGGCATCCTCACGAAGCTGATCGAGGCGACCGACCGATTCGCCCTCTGAACCTGCGGGCAGCGGGTGGTGCGAGACAATCCGGGGTGTATGAACACCCTTTCTGAATGGCTCGCCCACTGCGAGCGTCTGCACCCTCAAGGCATCAGCGGCATCGAACTCGGGTTAGACCGCGTGCAACGTGTCGCGCAGCGCATGCAGCTGAACCTGGCCTGCCCCGTGATCACGGTGGCCGGCACCAACGGCAAAGGCTCCACCTGCGCCATGCTGGAAGCGATTTACGGTGAGGCGGGCTACCGCACCGGCGTGTACACCTCGCCGCACCTGGTGCGCTTCGAAGAGCGCTGCCGCGTCGCGGGCGAGGCGGTGGACGCGCAGGCCCTGGTGCCCGCCTTTGCCGAGGTCGAGGCCGCGCGGCTGGGGGTGGCGAGCGACGACGGTCTGGGCGAGGTGCAGCTCACTTACTTCGAATTCACCACCCTGGCCATCCTGCGCACACTCGCGGCCAGCGGGATCGATGTGGCCATCCTGGAAGTGGGCCTGGGCGGGCGGCTGGATGCGGTGAACATCGTCGATTCCGATTGCGCCGTCATCACCTGCATCGCGCTGGACCACATGGCCCTGCTGGGGCCGGACCGCGAAGCGATTGGCTACGAGAAGGCCGGCGTCATGCGCACCGGCCGCCCGGTGGTGGTGAGCGACCCGGTGCCGCCGCAAAGCGTGCTCGACCGCGCGCTCGAAGTGGGTGCCAACCTGTGGCGCCTGGGCAGGGACTTTCACTTCGCTGGGGACCAGCAGCAATGGGGCTGGGCCATGCACCCTTCGCACGGCGGGCGGCGCTACAGTGGGCTGGCCTACCCGGCGCTGCGGGGCGCCAACCAGCTGGTCAACGCGTCGGGGGTGCTCGCGGCCATCGAGGCCCTGCGCCCGCGTCTGCCGGTGACCGCGCAGGCGGTGCGCAACGGGCTGGCCATGGTGGAGCTGCCCGGGCGCTTCCAGATCGTGCCCGGCACGCCCACCCTGGTGCTGGACGTGGCGCACAACCCGCACTCGGTGGCCGCGCTGGCGGAAAACCTCGATGCCATGGGCTATTACCCCACCACCCATGCGGTGTTCGGTGCCATGGCCGACAAGGACCTGGGCGCCATGCTGGAGCGCATCGGTCCCCTGATCGACCGCTGGCACCTCACCGATCTGCCGCTCCCGCGCGCGAGCACGGCCGAGGCGCTGGCCGAGCAGCTGGACGCCCACGCAGCCACCGCGCCCGGCGGCAAGAGCCGGGTGGCCGGCCGCCATGCCACGCCCATGGAGGCGCTGCGCGCGGCGGTGTCGCTGGCGGACCCCGCTGATAGAATCGTGGTCTTTGGTTCCTTCTTCACCGTGGGTGGTGTTTTGCAGAACGGGGTGCCCCGTCTGTCGGCCAAACACCTCGCTGCCTGACCGCTCCCGCAGCCCTTTGCCAGGGTCCGACCCCGAATGCTCACATCCCGCTCCGGTACCCAGGGCCACCCGGCCCCTCAGCCGCCCCAAAGCATTGAGGCTGTGCGCCGCAGGGCGCGCCACCGCCTGATCGGGGCGGCGGTGCTGGTGCTGGTGGGCGTGCTCGGTTTCCCTTTGCTGTTCGACACGCAGCCTCGCCCGATCGCGGTGGACATTCCGATCGAAATCCCCTCGCGCAACCCGGCGTCTTCCGCTTCGTCTGCCAAACCTGCCGCCTCAGCCGCCTCTGACAGCGCCAAGGCGTCCGTAGGTGGCGTGTCCACCGGCGACAGCCTCAGCGCGCGCGAGGAGGAGGTGGAGACCAGACCCACGCTCGTGGCCAAGGCAGACAAGGTGGAAACGGCCAAACCAGACGCGACGGATACCGCCGTCCCTGCTGCCAAACCTGCGCCGAAAGCCAGCGACAAGGTCGCGGGCGATGCCGACGACAAGCCCGCCACAGGCAATGAACGCATCGTGGTGCAGGTGGGGGCCTTTGCCGAAGCCGAGCGTGCTCGCGAGGCACGTCTCAAGCTGGAGCGCGCCGGGCTCAAGACTTACACCCACGTGGCCGAAACCTCTCAGGGCAAGCGCATCCGGGTGCGCATGGGGCCGTTTGCCACCCGCGCCGAGGCCGACAAGGCAGCGGCCCGCGCCAAGGCGCTGGGCCTGCCGGCGGCCTTGTTGTGGCTGTGATGCCTGACCGCGTGACCCGGATCGGCTGGGCATGAACGGGGTCGACGGCGTTCTGCTGGCGGTCCTGTTGCTGTCGGCCGTGGTGGGCCTGTGGCGTGGACTGGTCTACGAGGTGCTGTCGGTCGCTGCCTGGGTGGCTGCGTTTGTGGTGGCCCAGGCGTACGCGGGCGTGGTGGCCGGGCTGCTGCCCATGGGGGATGCATCGCCCGCCCTGCGACTGGCGGCGGGGTTTGCGCTGGTCTTCATTGCCACGGTCTTTGCCGGAGGGCTGGCGGCTTGGGTGGTGAAGCGCATGGTGTCGGCCGTGGGCTTGCGACCGATCGATCGGGTACTGGGTGGCGCGTTTGGTCTCTTGCGGGGCGTGGTGATTTTGCTGGCCCTGGCGGTGGTGGTGGGCATGACGCCGCTGAAGTCCAACCAGCAGTGGGAGGCGTCGATGGTGGCGCAGGTGTTGGCCGACGGGCTGCACACACTCAAGCCGTTGCTGCCGCCGTCGGTGGCGGGATATCTGTCCTGAAATTTTTGTCAATGTTTCGCTGAGGATCCAATCATGTGTGGAATTGTGGGCGTGGTGAGCCAGACGCCGGTCAACCAGTTGATCTATGACGCGCTGCTGCTGTTGCAGCACCGCGGCCAGGATGCGGCCGGTATCGTGACCGAGCAAGGTCGCAAGTTCTTCATGCACAAGGCCAAGGGCATGGTGCGGGACGTGTTTCGCACCCGCAACATGCGAGCCCTGCCGGGGAACAGCGGCCTCGGGCAGGTGCGTTACCCGACCGCCGGCAACGCCTTCAGCGAGGAAGAGGCGCAGCCGTTCTACGTGAACGCCCCGTTCGGCCTGGTTCTGGTGCACAACGGCAACCTGACCAACGCCCAGGCGCTGAAGCAGGAGCTGTTTCAGACGGACCACCGCCACATCAACACCGACAGCGACTCCGAGGTCTTGCTCAACGTGCTGGCGCACGAGCTGGAGAAGGTGTCGCGCGGCATCAAGCTCAAGCCCGCCGACGTGTTTGCCGCCGTGCGCGGCGTGCACCAGCGGGTGCGCGGCTCTTACGCCGTGGTGGCTCTGATCGCAGGGCACGGGTTGCTCGCGTTCCGTGATCCCTATGGCATCCGCCCGCTGTGCGTCGGCCGCCATGGCGACAGTGTGATGGTGGCCAGCGAGTCGGTGACGCTCGAGGGCAACGGCTTCGAGCTGGACCGCGACATCCAGCCCGGCGAGGCGCTGTTTGTGGACCTGGCCGGCAACATGCAGTTCCAGCAGTGCGCTGAGAAGACCAGCCACAACCCCTGCATCTTCGAGTTTGTCTACCTGGCGCGGCCCGACTCGGTGCTCGATGGCATCTCGGTGTACCAGGCGCGCCTGAACCTGGGCAAGACGCTGGCCAAGCGGCTGGTGTCCACCGTGCCGCCGAACGAGATCGACGTGGTGATCCCAATCCCCGAGTCGTCGCGCCCCAGCGCCATGGAGCTGGCCCAGTTGCTGGGCTTGCCGTACCGCGAGGGCTTCGTGAAGAACCGCTACGTTGGCCGCACCTTCATCATGCCGGGGCAGGGGGTGCGCAAGAAGTCGGTGCGCCAGAAGCTCAACGTGATCGCCAGCGAGTTCAAGGGCCGCAACGTGCTGCTGGTGGACGACTCCATCGTGCGTGGCACCACCAGCCGCGAGATCGTGCAGATGGCGCGCGACGCCGGTGCCCGCAAGGTGTACCTGGCCAGCGCTGCGCCGCCGGTGCGTTTTCCCAACGTCTACGGCATCGACATGCCCACGCCCGACGAGCTCGTGGCGCACGACCGCACGGTCGAGCAGGTGCGCGAGAGCATCGGTTGTGATGCCCTGATCTACCAGGACGTGGACGCGATGAAGCAGGCCATCGGCTCGCTCAATCCGTCGCTGGCCGGTTTTGACGCTTCGTGTTTCGACGGCGTGTACGTCACTGGCGACATCACGCTGGAAACCATTGCGCGCATGAACGCCGGACGTGGCTCGGCCGAAGAGGGCGAGGAAGACAGCTCCCGCCTGGCCTTGCCCAATGCGCAGACCGCCTGATCGAGGAGTGCGCGATGAGCCATGACAACGTCTCCCCCGGGACCCGCCTGCATCGCGAAACGCTGGCGGTGCGCCAGGCCGTCGAGCGCAGCCAATACGGCGAAAACTCGGAGGCCCTGTACCTGAGCACCGGTTTCGTGCAGCCTTCGGCCGAGGCCTCGGCGCGCCGCTTTGCCGGCGACGAAGACGGCTACACCTACGGCCGTTCCGGCAACCCCACGGTCACCAGCTTCGAGCAGCGCCTGGCGGCGATGGAAGGCGCCGAGGCCTGCATGGCCACCGCCTCGGGCATGGCGGCCGTGATGCTGATGTGCTTCAGCCTGCTGAAGTCGGGCGACCACGTGATCATTTCTCAGTCGATGTTTGGCTCGACCCTGAAACTCATCGGATCCGAATTCGGGCGCTTCGGAGTTGAGACCTCCGTGGTGCCGCAGACCGATCTGGCGGCGTGGCAAGCGGCCATGCGGCCCACCACCCGGCTGCTGTTCGCCGAAACGCCGACCAACCCGCTGGGCGAGGTGTGCGACATCCGGGCCCTGGCCGAGCTCGCCCACCAGGCCGGCGCGCTGCTGGCGGTGGACAACTGTTTTGCCACGCCCGCGCTGCAACGCCCCATCGAACTGGGGGCCGACATCGTCATGCACTCCGGCACCAAGTACCTCGACGGACAGGGGCGCGTGATGGCCGGCGCCCTGTGCGGCACCGAAGCCATGGTGCGTGAGAAGTTCCTGCCGGTGCAGAAAAACTCGGGCATGGTGCTTTCGCCCTTCAACGCCTGGGTGGTGCTCAAGGGCCTGGAAACGCTGGACCTGCGCATGAAGGCGCAAAGCGCGCAGACGCTGAAGCTGGCGCAGTGGCTGGAATCGCACCGCGCCGTGGGACGCGTGTATTACCCCGGTCTGCCCAGCCATCCTCAGCACGAACTCGCCATGCGGCAGATGGGCGGCATCGGTGGGGCGGTGGTGTCCTTCGACGTGCGCGCCGACAACGCGGAACAGGCACGCCAGCGCGCTTTTCATGTGCTTGACCAGCTCCAGGTGCTGTCCCTGTGCACGAACCTGGGCGACACCAAGACCTTGTGCACCCATCCAGCGAGCACCTCGCACGGCAAGCTCTCCGAAGCGCAGCGCCAAGCGGCCGGCATCGGGCAGGGCCTGATCCGCGTGGCGGTGGGGCTCGAACACCTGGACGACATCTGCAAGGACCTCGACCGCGGTCTGTCCAGCCTCTGACTTTTCTGAACCCTTCCATGACCGTCCGCACCCGCTTCGCTCCATCGCCCACCGGCTTTATCCACCTGGGCAACATCCGCTCGGCGCTGTATCCCTGGGCTTTCGCCCGCGCCACCGGCGGCACCTTCATCCTGCGCATCGAAGACACCGACCTGGAGCGCTCGTCGCAGGCGGCGGTGGATGTGATCATCGAAGGCATGAAGTGGCTGGGCCTGGATCACGATGAAGGCCCGTTCTACCAGATGCAGCGCATGGACCGATACAAGGCGGTGCTGGCCGAGATGGTCGCCGGGGGCCATGTGTACCCGTGCTACATGAGCATGGCCGAACTCGACGCGCTGCGCGAGCGCCAGATGGCCAACAAGGAAAAGCCGCGTTACGACGGCACCTGGCGTCCTGAACCCGGCAAGGTGCTGCCGCCCGTGCCCGAAGGCGTCAAGCCCGTTCTGCGTTTCAAGAATCCGCAGGGCGGTGTCGTGGCCTGGGACGACAAGGTCAAGGGCCTGATCGAGATCCGCAACGACGAACTCGATGACCTCGTGATCGCGCGCCCCGACGGCACACCCACCTACAACTTCTGCGTCGTGGTGGACGACATCGACATGGCCATCACGCACGTGATCCGCGGCGATGACCACGTGAACAACACGCCGCGCCAGATCAATATCTTCCGTGCCCTCGGCAAAGAGCCGCCGGTCTATGCCCACCTGCCTACCGTGCTCAACGAGCAGGGCGAGAAGATGAGCAAACGCAACGGCGCCAAGCCCGTCACGCAGTACCGCGACGAAGGCTACCTGCCCGATGCGATGGTGAACTACCTCGCGCGCCTGGGCTGGAGCCATGGCGATGACGAGATATTCAGCCGTGCGCAGTTCCTGGAGTGGTTCAACCTCGACCACCTGGGCCGCAGCGCCGCGCAGTTTGACGAAGCCAAGCTGCGCTGGGTCAACGCCCAGCACCTGAAGGCCATGGACGACGCCGCGCTCGCCCCCCTCGTGGCGGAGCAGCTGCAAAAGCGAGGCATCACCGCCGATGAGCGCTTGCCGCGCATCTGCGGTCTGTTCAAGGACCGCTGCGACACGACGGTGGCGCTGGCCGGTTGGGCCGCGGCGTTTTACGCTGATGTGACCCCTGGTGCCGAAGAGCTCGCACAACATGTCACGGACGCGATCAAGCCTGCGCTGGCGACCCTGGCGCAGAAGCTGGCCGCGTGTGCCTGGGACAAGCCCGGCATTTCGGGTGCCATCAAGGAAACCATTGCCGCCCATGGCATCAAGATGCCGCAACTGGCCATGCCGGTGCGTGTGCTGGTGATGGGAACGGCCCAGACGCCGTCGCTCGATGCGGTGCTCGAACTGCAAAATCAACAAACAGTTTTGGCGAGACTTCAAAACGCCTGAAAAATGTCCTATAATTTGAGGCTTGCTGATTCGCACCAAGCAGTGACATGCAAAGCGTGAATCGACAAACCCTGTGGGGGTATAGCTCAGCTGGGAGAGCGCTTGCATGGCATGCAAGAGGTCAGCGGTTCGATCCCGCTTACCTCCACCAAATTGAAGAATTGGGCATTGTGGTTTTGCTATAATGCACAGTTCGGTTCCAAAGGCTACGACCCTATCGTCTAGAGGCCTAGGACATCACCCTTTCACGGTGAGTACCGGGGTTCGAATCCCCGTAGGGTCGCCAAGTTTGTGGCACTTGGCCTGAAGCTTCAGAGCATCAGGCAAAAGCTGCACCACTGCGGAGTGGTAGTTCAGTTGGTTAGAATACCGGCCTGTCACGCCGGGGGTCGCGGGTTCGAGCCCCGTCCACTCCGCCACAAAATGAAACACCGCCCCGGTCGCAAGGCTTGGGCGGTTTTTTCATGTCTGCGTCGCGTGCGACGCCCGCTGGATGCGCGAACGCTGTGTCGCAAGCGACAGACAAGACGGACAGCCGCCGGTTCAGGTTGTGCGTTCCAGTCTGGCCCAACGCACCAGTCCGGTGGACAGCGCGGTCCCGCACATGATCACCAGTCCACAGAACACCATCCAGGGTGTGATGGTTTCGTTCAGGAACAGGGCTCCGTACATCAGCGCAAAGACGGGCACCAGAAAGGTGACGGTGAGGGCCTTGCTTGGACCGGCTTTTTCGATGATGCGGAAGAACAGGATGTAGGCCAGCGCGGTGCACAAGAGGGCGACGGCCGCCATGGCACCCCAGGCGCCGGTGCTGACCGCGTGATCGGGCCAGAGCCACAGCGTGGGCAGGGCCAGTCCGAGCGTGGCGCCCATCTGGCTGCCCGCCGCGGTGGCGAGCGGGTGTGCGCCGGTGAGGTGGCGTTTGGTGAAACTGGCGGCGATGCCGTAGCACATCGTCGCGAGCAGGCAGGCACCCATGGCCAGCAGCGTCATGCCCGTTGACGAGGCGCCGGGCATCGGGCTGAACCCCGACTTGCCGATCACCAGCAGCGTCACCCCGATGAATCCGATCGCGAGACCCAGCATGCGGGAGCCGCCCGGGCGGTCATGGAGCCAAACCCAGGCGACCAATGCCCCAGTCAGCGGCACCGTGGCGTTGAGGATCGAGGTGAGGCCTGTCGTGATGTGCGCCACCGCGAACGCGAACAACACAAACGGGATGCCGGAATTGAGCAGGCCGACGAACAGGATCGGTCGCGCGCGCTGCTTGAAATCAGCCCACACCCCTTTGACCAGGAACACCGGCATGAGGAACAGGGCGGCCAGCGCGACGCGCACGCCTGCAGTGGGGAGTGCACCGAGCTCGGCGACGCCCAGGCGCATGAACAGGAAGGACGCACCCCAGAGGGCAGCCAGCAACAGGAATTCGGCGATCAGCGAAGGAGGCATGGGGTGACTCAGAATGGCTGTGGGATGACACCTTCGAGCCGCAACAACGCCGCCTTGCGGTCAAGCCCACCAGCATAGCCGGTCAACGCGCCGCTCGCACCGACCACGCGGTGGCAAGGGACGATGACGCTCAAGGGGTTGCGTCCGATGGCCGTGCCGACGGCGCGGACGGCGGCGGGGCGGTCCATGCGGCGCGCCAGTTCGCCATAACTCAGCGTGTGACCCGAAGAAATGCCCAGCAAGGCGTTCCACACCGACTGCTGGAAGGGTGTACCACCCGTGAGATCCAGTGGCAGGTCGAATGCTTGACGCTCTGACCGGAAGTACATGGACAGTTGCTCGATGGCAGCGAGCAACAGTGGGTGCTCGGGCACGAGCGGCCAGCTGGCCATGTGATCGTCTGGGGGCAGGTGGCGCTGCCCCGTGACGAACCAGGCGCCGGTGAGGCCAGCGGCGCTGGCCGCCAGTCGCATGTCGCCCAGCGGCGTGGGCAGGGTGGTCTGGACCCATTGTGTGTGGTTTTTCATATAGGAGCTTTTGGTGATGTGGGATGGTGGGTGCCCGCCCAGGCACGAACCACGGCGTAGCTGCGCCAGGGTTGCCAGTGGCTCGCTTGAAGGGCGGCCTCGCGCACGGCGGCGTTCCCTTTGAGGTGACCCAGCCCCAGCGCATGGTGCAGCGCCACGTCGCCGGTGGGCCAGGCGTCAGGCCAGCGCAGGGCGCGCATGGCGATGTACTGCGCGGTCCAGGGACCGATGCCGGGGAGGGCCTGCAGCGTTTGCACGGTCTTCTCCACAGGGGCGCGGCCATCCAGCTCCAGGCCATCGACCACCGCGCGGGACAGCGCCTGCAGAGCGGCCTGGCGCTGGCGCACGATGCCAAGCTCGCCCAGGCTGGCCGGGTCGGCTGTGGCCAAGGTGTGGGGGTCGGGAAACAGGCGGCTCAGCGCGCCCGCAGGCGTCACCAGAGGGGTGCCAAAGCGGTCCAGCAGGCGGGTGGCCAGGGTGCGGGCGGCGGCCACGGTGATCTGCTGTCCCAGCACGGCGCGCACGGCCAGCTCGAACCCGTCGAAACACCCCGGAACCCGCAAACCATCGCCTTCGGGGAAGTCGGTGTGCAGGGTCGCATTGATGGTCGCGGGATCGGCGTCCAGATCGAACACCTCGCGCACCCGCCAGATCACGCTCGGCAACACCGGGAGCAGCCCGTCGCTCACACGCAGGATGAGGTGGTGGGCGTCGGGCACCAGCCGCACCGACAGCCATCCCGTGTGCACCCGCTGGGCGACCGTCAGTTGAAGGGTTCGCTGAAGACTGAGCGCATCGGGGTTCACCTGCTCCACGCCCGGCAATTGCCGGGTGGCCAGGAAGTTCAGCATGGCCTTGGCATCGAAGGGTGGGCGCCACGCGAGCCGCACGTCGCCGGTGCAACCATCGGCGCCTCCGGGGGGCGTGGTGGTTTGACCGCGCCGCATCTGCGTGGGGTTGAGGCCGTAGTGCTCAAGGAACGCCGCGTTGAACCGGCGCAGGCTGGCGAAGCCGCTGGCCAGGGCGATCTGGGACACCGGCATCGCGGTGTCCGTCAGCAACTGTTTGGCGGCGAGCAGCTTGCGCGTCAGCAGGTACTGCAGCGGCGACACGCCGAGCTGGCTGCCAAAGACCCGGCGCAGGTGGCGGTCGCTCACGCCGAGCCGGGCCGCCAGCATGCCCATGGCGGCACCTTCGGTCGCCGGGTCGAGCCAGGAGGGCGGTGCGTCGAGCAGGCGGCTGGCCTGCTGCACCAGGATGGCGCTGGCGTCTTCGTTGGACCAGTGGCGGTCCAGCGGCGCCAGCTCCGGCCGGCAGCGCAGGCAGGGCCGGAAGCCGGCCTGCTCCGCCTGCGTCGCGTGCTCAAAAAACCGGCAGTTCTCCCGTCGCGGCGTGCGCACGCGGCAGATCGGCCGGCAGTAGATGCCGGTGGAAGTGACCGCGGTGAAGAAGCGTCCGTCGAACCGCGCGTCGTGGGCGCACAAGGCCCGGTAGCGGGCTTCGTCGTCCATGAGGGCTGTGCTGTTCATGGCCGTCATGGTAGGCCTTCGGGAGGGTGCCGGCTGGCCGTTTCCGGACATGTGCAGCTTCGGGGCTGCCCGCCCCGCCACCTACAATGCAGGGTTTGCGTCCACAGAGAGCCCCCATGCAGTTGACCGCGTCCATCTTCAAGGCCTATGACATCCGCGGCATCGTGCCCGGCGCCCTCAATGAATCCGTCGCGGAAGCACTGGGACTGGCCTTTGGCACCGTGGCGCGGCAGCAGGGCGAGCAGACGGTGGCCGTCGGGCGCGACGGGCGTCTGAGCGGGCCGGGCCTGTCGGCGGCGCTGATTCGCGGGCTGGTGGCGGCGGGGATCGACGTGATCGACATCGGCCTGGCCACCACGCCCATGTTGTATTTCGCGGCCCACACGCTGTGCCACAGCGGCATCCAGGTCACCGGCAGCCACAACCCCAGGGACTACAACGGTTTCAAGATGGTGCTCGGGGGCCGGGCGATCTACGGCGAGGACATCCAGGCCCTGCGACGCATGATGGAGACCGAAAGCCACCAGACATCGGACGGTGGCCGCGTGCGCCACGTGAACGTGCTGGAGCCCTACACCGACCGCATCGTCGGTGATGTGAAGCTGGCGCGCCCGA
This window harbors:
- a CDS encoding arsenate reductase; its protein translation is MTTLYGIPNCDTVKKARTWLTEHSVTHTFHDLKKQGVPERELDRWLAAAGWEQLVNRKGTTWRGLDEATRSAVVDNASAHSLLLAHASVIKRPVVEWADGSISVGFDAADWRDRL
- the pip gene encoding prolyl aminopeptidase yields the protein MTLRDFYPPIEPFRTGVLDTGDGHQVFWELCGNPAGKPAVFLHGGPGSGCSPDHRRLFDPERYCVLFFDQRGCGRSQPAASLENNTTWHLVADMERLRTMLGVEQWLVFGGSWGSTLALAYAQTHTERVSALIVRGIFTLRREEVRWYYQEGASWLFPDLWEGFVAPIPVAERGDLLSAYRKRLTGDDPAEQLACARAWSLWEGQTIRLLPDAANTAKHSNDAFSLAFARIENHYFVHDGWMDEGQLIRDAGQLAHIPGVIVQGRYDACTPAHTAWALHRAWPQAEFHLVPDAGHAFNEPGILTKLIEATDRFAL
- the folC gene encoding bifunctional tetrahydrofolate synthase/dihydrofolate synthase — its product is MNTLSEWLAHCERLHPQGISGIELGLDRVQRVAQRMQLNLACPVITVAGTNGKGSTCAMLEAIYGEAGYRTGVYTSPHLVRFEERCRVAGEAVDAQALVPAFAEVEAARLGVASDDGLGEVQLTYFEFTTLAILRTLAASGIDVAILEVGLGGRLDAVNIVDSDCAVITCIALDHMALLGPDREAIGYEKAGVMRTGRPVVVSDPVPPQSVLDRALEVGANLWRLGRDFHFAGDQQQWGWAMHPSHGGRRYSGLAYPALRGANQLVNASGVLAAIEALRPRLPVTAQAVRNGLAMVELPGRFQIVPGTPTLVLDVAHNPHSVAALAENLDAMGYYPTTHAVFGAMADKDLGAMLERIGPLIDRWHLTDLPLPRASTAEALAEQLDAHAATAPGGKSRVAGRHATPMEALRAAVSLADPADRIVVFGSFFTVGGVLQNGVPRLSAKHLAA
- a CDS encoding SPOR domain-containing protein; the encoded protein is MLTSRSGTQGHPAPQPPQSIEAVRRRARHRLIGAAVLVLVGVLGFPLLFDTQPRPIAVDIPIEIPSRNPASSASSAKPAASAASDSAKASVGGVSTGDSLSAREEEVETRPTLVAKADKVETAKPDATDTAVPAAKPAPKASDKVAGDADDKPATGNERIVVQVGAFAEAERAREARLKLERAGLKTYTHVAETSQGKRIRVRMGPFATRAEADKAAARAKALGLPAALLWL
- a CDS encoding CvpA family protein, with the translated sequence MNGVDGVLLAVLLLSAVVGLWRGLVYEVLSVAAWVAAFVVAQAYAGVVAGLLPMGDASPALRLAAGFALVFIATVFAGGLAAWVVKRMVSAVGLRPIDRVLGGAFGLLRGVVILLALAVVVGMTPLKSNQQWEASMVAQVLADGLHTLKPLLPPSVAGYLS
- the purF gene encoding amidophosphoribosyltransferase: MCGIVGVVSQTPVNQLIYDALLLLQHRGQDAAGIVTEQGRKFFMHKAKGMVRDVFRTRNMRALPGNSGLGQVRYPTAGNAFSEEEAQPFYVNAPFGLVLVHNGNLTNAQALKQELFQTDHRHINTDSDSEVLLNVLAHELEKVSRGIKLKPADVFAAVRGVHQRVRGSYAVVALIAGHGLLAFRDPYGIRPLCVGRHGDSVMVASESVTLEGNGFELDRDIQPGEALFVDLAGNMQFQQCAEKTSHNPCIFEFVYLARPDSVLDGISVYQARLNLGKTLAKRLVSTVPPNEIDVVIPIPESSRPSAMELAQLLGLPYREGFVKNRYVGRTFIMPGQGVRKKSVRQKLNVIASEFKGRNVLLVDDSIVRGTTSREIVQMARDAGARKVYLASAAPPVRFPNVYGIDMPTPDELVAHDRTVEQVRESIGCDALIYQDVDAMKQAIGSLNPSLAGFDASCFDGVYVTGDITLETIARMNAGRGSAEEGEEDSSRLALPNAQTA
- a CDS encoding O-succinylhomoserine sulfhydrylase; the protein is MSHDNVSPGTRLHRETLAVRQAVERSQYGENSEALYLSTGFVQPSAEASARRFAGDEDGYTYGRSGNPTVTSFEQRLAAMEGAEACMATASGMAAVMLMCFSLLKSGDHVIISQSMFGSTLKLIGSEFGRFGVETSVVPQTDLAAWQAAMRPTTRLLFAETPTNPLGEVCDIRALAELAHQAGALLAVDNCFATPALQRPIELGADIVMHSGTKYLDGQGRVMAGALCGTEAMVREKFLPVQKNSGMVLSPFNAWVVLKGLETLDLRMKAQSAQTLKLAQWLESHRAVGRVYYPGLPSHPQHELAMRQMGGIGGAVVSFDVRADNAEQARQRAFHVLDQLQVLSLCTNLGDTKTLCTHPASTSHGKLSEAQRQAAGIGQGLIRVAVGLEHLDDICKDLDRGLSSL